A window of Costertonia aggregata contains these coding sequences:
- a CDS encoding amidohydrolase family protein, whose translation MKIKTIFLALALLLFNITVSQSLQGDGPHSQLIIRGVMLINGNGAPPQGPIDIVVENNIIKQIQVVGYPGVKIDDSKRPQLKPGGKELDCNGMYLLPGFIDMHGHIGGTAQGAEPDYVFKLWMAHGITTAREPSGRGVDFTMDLKRKSAKNEIIAPRIYAYTGFGQTSKTFNPLNDIPISTPEQAREWVRANAKKGADGIKFFGAEPEIMAAALDENKKLGLGSACHHAQLSVARWNVLHSARAGLTSMEHWYGLPEALFDDRTVQDYPLDYNYQNEQHRFENAGELWAQAAKPYSEHWESVMNELLELDFTLDPTFNIYEASRDLQRARRAEWHEDYTLPSLWEFYQPSKISHGSYWHDWGTEQEVAWKKNYALWMTFINEYKNRGGRVTAGSDSGFIFQLYGFAYIRELELLREAGFHPLEVVRAATLNGAEALGADDKIGSVAIGKLADFVVVEENPLKNLKVLYGTGAIKLTDDNEVVRVGGVKYTIKDGIIYDSKALLQDVKRQVDEAKQKQNYTIKQPGVD comes from the coding sequence ATGAAAATAAAGACCATTTTTTTGGCTCTGGCCCTACTCCTATTCAACATAACCGTATCCCAATCCCTTCAAGGAGACGGCCCACATTCCCAACTCATTATCAGGGGAGTGATGCTTATTAACGGAAATGGGGCACCACCACAAGGCCCTATCGATATCGTGGTTGAGAATAACATTATCAAACAAATTCAAGTTGTAGGGTATCCCGGGGTCAAGATCGATGATTCCAAACGACCACAATTGAAACCGGGCGGAAAAGAACTGGACTGTAATGGGATGTACCTTTTACCCGGATTTATAGATATGCATGGCCATATCGGCGGCACTGCACAAGGTGCGGAACCCGATTATGTTTTTAAACTTTGGATGGCGCATGGTATTACTACGGCTCGTGAACCCAGTGGCCGTGGTGTAGATTTTACGATGGACTTAAAACGAAAAAGTGCCAAAAACGAGATTATCGCACCAAGAATCTATGCCTACACAGGGTTTGGGCAAACGAGCAAGACCTTCAATCCGTTGAACGATATTCCCATTTCAACCCCTGAACAAGCTCGCGAATGGGTACGTGCCAACGCCAAAAAAGGTGCTGATGGGATTAAATTTTTTGGGGCTGAACCCGAAATTATGGCTGCGGCATTGGACGAAAATAAAAAATTGGGCTTGGGTTCGGCCTGTCACCATGCACAATTGAGCGTGGCCCGATGGAACGTGCTGCATTCCGCTAGAGCCGGACTCACCAGTATGGAACATTGGTACGGTCTTCCTGAGGCGCTTTTTGATGACAGAACGGTACAAGATTATCCTTTGGACTATAATTATCAAAACGAGCAGCATAGATTTGAAAATGCAGGTGAGCTATGGGCACAGGCCGCAAAGCCATATTCCGAACATTGGGAAAGTGTAATGAATGAGCTTTTGGAACTGGATTTCACTCTAGACCCAACGTTCAATATCTATGAGGCCAGTCGTGACCTACAACGTGCCCGTAGAGCAGAATGGCACGAGGACTATACCCTGCCATCGCTTTGGGAATTTTACCAACCCAGTAAAATATCGCACGGGAGTTACTGGCACGATTGGGGAACGGAGCAAGAGGTAGCGTGGAAAAAGAATTACGCCCTTTGGATGACTTTTATCAATGAATATAAAAACAGGGGCGGTCGCGTGACCGCAGGCTCCGATTCCGGATTTATTTTTCAATTGTACGGCTTTGCCTATATACGGGAACTGGAACTATTGCGCGAGGCAGGATTTCATCCCTTGGAAGTTGTTAGGGCCGCCACTCTTAATGGTGCCGAAGCATTGGGTGCCGATGACAAAATTGGTTCGGTGGCCATAGGAAAATTAGCCGACTTTGTCGTAGTAGAGGAAAACCCGCTAAAAAACCTCAAAGTATTGTACGGTACCGGAGCCATAAAACTCACCGATGATAATGAAGTGGTACGTGTAGGTGGAGTCAAATATACCATAAAAGATGGGATTATTTATGACTCCAAAGCCCTTTTACAAGATGTTAAAAGACAAGTGGACGAAGCCAAACAAAAGCAAAATTATACCATTAAGCAGCCGGGGGTGGATTAG
- a CDS encoding DEAD/DEAH box helicase, whose product MSSFSDFKISTPLRSALGDLGFENATPIQAQAFSVVMSGSDVVGIAQTGTGKTFAYLLPILNSLPFSKEIHPRVLILVPTRELVVQVVAEVEKLGKFSSIRVSGVYGGTNMNRQKEDLAQGTDIVVATPGRLYDLVLIRALQLKTIKKLVIDEVDVMLDLGFRFQLVNIFELLPQKRQNIMFSATMTDDIELLIHDFFRGVEKISVAVSGTPLDNIAQYTYAVPNFYTKVNLLVHLLQDRETYRKVLVFVSNKRSADLLFKELEDYFSEEICVIHSNKTQNYRLRSINQFDAGTNRILVTTDVMSRGLDLNEISHVINFDTPTYPENYMHRIGRTGRAEKAGTSILLYTERETQAKEAIESLMAFQIPLLELPTEVEIATKLTYDEQPKRMERENPLRINEEEKGASFHEKSEKNKKQNQGGSYQRTIKKKYSKPKTRGDKNYNKKRKRK is encoded by the coding sequence ATGTCCTCTTTTTCAGACTTCAAGATTTCAACACCCTTGCGTAGTGCATTGGGCGATTTAGGTTTTGAAAACGCAACGCCGATACAAGCGCAAGCATTTTCAGTGGTCATGAGCGGTAGCGATGTAGTCGGAATCGCCCAAACGGGCACGGGAAAGACCTTTGCGTATCTATTGCCCATTCTGAACAGTTTGCCCTTTTCCAAAGAAATTCACCCAAGGGTACTGATACTGGTACCTACACGTGAACTGGTGGTTCAGGTAGTAGCCGAAGTGGAGAAATTGGGAAAGTTTTCTTCAATCAGGGTTTCGGGAGTGTACGGCGGCACCAATATGAATCGGCAAAAAGAGGATTTGGCGCAAGGTACCGATATTGTTGTGGCTACTCCAGGACGTTTGTACGATTTGGTGTTGATCCGTGCGTTACAGTTAAAGACTATCAAAAAATTGGTCATTGATGAAGTTGATGTTATGCTTGATTTGGGTTTTCGGTTTCAATTGGTGAATATTTTTGAACTGTTGCCACAGAAAAGACAAAATATCATGTTTTCTGCTACCATGACAGATGATATTGAACTGTTGATACACGACTTTTTTAGGGGTGTGGAAAAAATATCGGTAGCCGTGAGCGGAACGCCTTTGGACAATATCGCCCAGTATACCTACGCCGTACCCAATTTTTATACCAAGGTCAACTTATTGGTACACCTGTTACAGGATAGGGAAACGTATCGTAAGGTTTTGGTATTTGTATCCAACAAACGTAGTGCCGACCTATTGTTTAAGGAGTTGGAGGACTATTTTAGCGAGGAAATCTGTGTGATACATTCCAACAAGACCCAAAATTATAGGTTGCGCTCAATTAATCAGTTTGATGCGGGCACGAACAGGATTTTGGTCACTACCGATGTAATGTCCCGTGGGTTGGATCTGAACGAGATTTCCCATGTCATTAATTTTGATACACCTACTTATCCCGAAAACTACATGCACCGAATTGGGCGAACGGGTAGGGCAGAGAAAGCGGGAACGTCAATTTTGCTATATACCGAAAGGGAAACCCAAGCCAAAGAAGCCATAGAATCATTAATGGCCTTTCAAATACCCTTATTGGAACTGCCCACTGAGGTGGAAATCGCTACAAAACTCACGTATGACGAACAGCCCAAACGTATGGAACGGGAAAACCCCTTACGTATCAACGAGGAGGAAAAGGGGGCGAGCTTTCACGAAAAGTCCGAAAAGAACAAAAAACAAAATCAAGGCGGCTCTTACCAACGTACCATAAAAAAGAAGTATAGCAAACCAAAAACCCGGGGCGATAAAAACTATAATAAAAAACGTAAGCGGAAGTGA
- a CDS encoding sensor histidine kinase, which yields MKKPNRIKERINDKTNLLVKFNYISSAISFLFGLASVFVLKIEHVIPHVFFIYPIVNLFNVFCFKKHRSLTTMAIVTSILSLVSTLLITVFSGGIESPFIFVFALIVLAGYISTSMFGKIYIKVVLAFIISIYLLGVFDFSIITNVVPIESKKLFSLFSILFSVYLLGDVFGKNLLKTHHKLYKSKTEIEQRIKEKEILLREVHHRVKNNLQTVSSLLNMQSRNTDDDIIKAIMRGSQNRVIVMAMVHEMLYMHKNLSKIEFKPYVEELSNYLLKSLNSEKCDISLNIDIPPEIELGIDTAIPLGLLINETVTNSLKYGFIGKHKGKIDIRMEKRDSENSYVLHISDDGTGFLEDDNLEKPKSLGLRLIKSLAKQLKGHVVKDLTKTGTKYTLSFEDIDRQYKRVA from the coding sequence ATGAAAAAACCTAACCGTATAAAGGAGAGAATAAACGATAAAACCAACTTACTCGTAAAGTTTAACTACATATCCTCGGCGATAAGTTTTTTATTTGGTTTGGCAAGTGTATTTGTTTTAAAAATAGAACATGTAATTCCCCATGTATTCTTTATATATCCTATTGTGAACCTATTCAATGTTTTCTGTTTTAAAAAACATAGAAGCCTTACCACAATGGCCATTGTCACCAGTATTTTATCATTAGTAAGCACTTTGCTGATTACCGTATTCTCGGGCGGTATAGAAAGTCCCTTTATTTTTGTTTTTGCATTGATAGTTTTGGCAGGGTACATTTCTACCAGTATGTTCGGAAAAATATACATAAAAGTAGTATTGGCTTTTATAATATCCATTTATTTATTGGGCGTATTTGATTTTAGTATAATAACCAATGTAGTGCCCATAGAGTCAAAAAAACTTTTTAGCCTTTTTAGCATTTTGTTTTCCGTATATCTGTTAGGGGATGTTTTTGGGAAAAACTTGTTGAAAACACATCACAAACTATACAAATCAAAAACCGAAATAGAGCAAAGAATCAAAGAAAAAGAAATTCTTTTACGAGAGGTGCACCATAGGGTAAAAAATAACTTACAGACCGTATCAAGTCTTTTGAACATGCAATCCAGAAATACCGATGACGATATTATCAAGGCCATAATGAGAGGAAGCCAAAATAGGGTCATAGTAATGGCCATGGTTCATGAAATGCTGTACATGCACAAAAACCTATCTAAAATAGAGTTCAAGCCCTATGTTGAAGAACTTAGCAATTATCTTCTTAAATCCCTAAACTCTGAAAAGTGTGATATATCACTAAATATCGATATTCCTCCAGAAATTGAGCTGGGAATAGATACCGCCATACCATTGGGACTTCTCATCAACGAAACCGTTACAAATTCCCTTAAATATGGCTTTATAGGAAAGCACAAAGGTAAAATTGATATACGTATGGAAAAAAGGGATAGTGAAAATTCCTATGTTTTGCATATAAGCGATGATGGTACCGGTTTCTTGGAAGATGATAATCTGGAAAAGCCAAAATCATTGGGATTAAGATTAATTAAGAGCCTCGCAAAACAGTTAAAAGGTCACGTGGTCAAGGATCTTACCAAAACGGGTACAAAATACACCCTCTCTTTTGAAGATATAGACCGGCAATATAAAAGGGTGGCATAA
- a CDS encoding sensor histidine kinase, producing the protein MHKSATDEYRLNDKIKLTHRVNYFTSALSIILGIVCYFVLDIKEIIPFLFMGFGVVNFINILSFKSHKNLTITYNVSSVLSLGTALAITLYSGGINSPFIFILALIVFAAYVTTRVYGRIYLYLNLVIVVLLFLESLADYQFTHNVVPEASRNLFAFISVFFTVYILGGVLGKNLMQVHHKLYRSRNEIQQRIEEKETLLKEIHHRVKNNLQTVSSLLSLQSRNITNEKVKNLIKSSQNRVISMAMVHEMLYMREDLSKIEYRSYVKELSEYLIRSVKGAENNVKLDLDIPDIKLRIDTAIPLGLLINEAITNALKYGITDDKEGIIHIALKKADENEYILDIGDNGIGFSEPVDLKNTKTLGLKLINNLARQLNGSISRDTNKKGTNYIVKFKEAGSSEIPVVA; encoded by the coding sequence ATGCATAAATCCGCAACAGATGAATATCGATTAAATGATAAGATAAAGCTAACACACAGAGTAAACTATTTTACCTCTGCCCTTTCTATCATTTTAGGTATTGTATGCTATTTTGTACTTGACATCAAAGAAATCATCCCTTTTTTGTTTATGGGTTTTGGTGTGGTAAACTTTATCAATATACTTTCTTTTAAATCTCACAAAAACCTTACGATTACTTATAATGTCTCATCGGTACTCTCTTTGGGAACAGCTTTGGCCATTACATTGTACAGCGGGGGTATCAACAGTCCCTTTATTTTTATATTGGCATTGATTGTTTTTGCTGCTTACGTGACTACCAGGGTATACGGGCGCATTTACCTGTATCTAAACCTTGTCATTGTTGTCTTGTTGTTTTTGGAAAGCTTGGCCGACTATCAATTTACGCATAATGTAGTACCCGAGGCTTCAAGAAATTTGTTTGCGTTCATATCCGTTTTTTTTACCGTATATATCCTAGGAGGCGTTCTTGGAAAAAACTTGATGCAGGTTCACCACAAATTATATCGTTCCCGAAATGAAATTCAACAGCGTATCGAAGAAAAGGAGACCTTGTTGAAAGAAATACACCATCGCGTGAAAAACAATCTGCAAACAGTCTCGAGCCTTTTGAGCCTTCAATCCAGAAATATAACCAACGAAAAAGTAAAAAACCTCATCAAAAGCAGTCAAAACAGGGTTATTTCAATGGCCATGGTACACGAAATGCTGTATATGCGTGAGGACCTTTCGAAGATAGAATACCGTTCGTACGTAAAAGAACTCAGCGAATATTTGATACGTTCGGTCAAAGGAGCCGAGAACAATGTAAAGCTTGACTTGGACATTCCGGATATAAAATTGAGAATTGATACCGCCATCCCATTAGGGCTTTTGATCAACGAGGCCATTACCAATGCATTAAAATATGGTATTACCGATGACAAGGAAGGGATAATCCACATCGCCCTAAAAAAGGCCGACGAAAATGAGTATATTTTGGATATTGGCGATAACGGTATTGGTTTTTCAGAACCGGTTGATCTGAAGAACACAAAAACATTAGGCCTTAAATTGATCAATAACTTGGCGAGACAACTCAATGGTTCCATCTCTAGGGATACCAACAAAAAAGGCACCAACTACATCGTTAAGTTCAAAGAGGCAGGTTCTTCAGAAATCCCAGTGGTCGCCTAA
- a CDS encoding M14 metallopeptidase family protein, whose protein sequence is MLRKLLLLLCCYSATLLYGQDYFLKKFQPFSQQIPTPEQFLGYGIGEHHTRHDLIVAYLEKLAEVSDRAAIHYYGKTHEGRKLVMLALTIPENLSNLDNIKQQHLAFTDPAKTVSNYGEVPIFINLAYNVHGNEPSSSEAALLTAYTFAASNSPEILKYLKDAVIFIDPTINPDGRDRHTQWANMYQGKPNVSDPQDAEHNEYWPGGRTNHYWFDLNRDWLLAINPESRGKLKWYHEWYPNVVTDFHEMGTQSTYFFEPMKTNGSLNPIMPKENYEDLNTLFGNYFAKALDSIGSFYFTKEVFDGTYPGYGSSYPDLQGGLGLLFEQASSRGHEQETAFGKITFPFTIRNQYTSSITTVRAAVENRAYMRKYQQDFFKSALTKAAKSRIKGYMFYDNYDQNRAKAFIDKLLAHKIDVYKSGESYVVPTKQPQYRMVQTMFETYNKYRDSVYYDASAWSVANFYNMKYKPVTSLDLGDKITGTDGLVLTESVQKSDYAYLLDWDDYNAPAALNYLQENGLVISSAAKPFTAKVGSGSKSFNYGTLMIPVSLQKKEATTVFELVQKAQQKFEVPVYAVNSGYSVQGIDLGSRFVQPLKKPKAAMFVGNGVRSYEAGEVWHLLDTRVHMPISKLQMRNLSRVDLDKYNVLVMVSGRYDLTKNQQEKLSDWVKKGNTLVTIGTASKWAIEKNMVKEKLTKPEKDSTGTVDRKPYVNAGENIGKESVGGIILKVDLDITHPLAFGYRDETIPVYKNNTVWLSPSKNEYATVAKYSKNPLIDGFITIKNMEENLKPSASLLVSRLGSGRVVLFADNPNFRGSWYGTNRLFLNALFLGDKINVPE, encoded by the coding sequence ATGTTAAGAAAATTACTGCTTTTACTATGTTGTTATAGTGCCACACTACTTTACGGACAAGACTATTTTTTAAAAAAATTTCAACCATTTAGCCAGCAAATTCCAACTCCCGAGCAATTTTTGGGATATGGCATAGGGGAACACCACACCAGACATGACCTGATCGTAGCTTATTTGGAAAAACTTGCTGAAGTGTCAGACCGTGCCGCGATACACTATTATGGAAAAACGCATGAGGGTAGAAAATTGGTGATGCTGGCTTTGACCATCCCGGAAAATTTATCCAATCTGGACAACATAAAACAGCAACATTTGGCTTTTACCGATCCTGCGAAAACGGTAAGCAACTATGGCGAGGTTCCTATTTTTATCAATTTGGCCTATAATGTTCACGGTAATGAGCCTTCCAGCTCTGAAGCGGCTTTATTGACCGCCTATACTTTTGCGGCCTCCAATAGTCCCGAAATTCTAAAATATTTGAAGGATGCGGTAATTTTCATCGATCCTACCATAAATCCCGACGGTCGTGACCGCCATACCCAATGGGCGAACATGTATCAAGGTAAACCAAACGTTAGTGACCCACAAGACGCGGAACATAACGAATATTGGCCGGGCGGGCGTACCAACCACTATTGGTTCGATTTGAACCGCGACTGGCTTTTGGCCATTAATCCAGAAAGTCGTGGAAAATTAAAGTGGTACCACGAGTGGTATCCCAACGTGGTAACCGATTTTCATGAAATGGGAACCCAAAGCACCTATTTCTTTGAACCCATGAAAACCAACGGCTCGTTAAACCCCATAATGCCCAAAGAAAATTACGAGGATTTGAATACGCTTTTCGGCAATTATTTTGCCAAGGCACTGGACAGTATTGGTTCGTTTTATTTTACCAAGGAAGTCTTTGACGGCACTTATCCCGGTTATGGCTCCTCGTATCCCGATCTACAAGGTGGGCTGGGACTGTTATTTGAACAAGCTAGTTCACGAGGGCATGAGCAAGAGACAGCTTTTGGGAAAATAACGTTTCCGTTTACCATTAGAAATCAATACACCTCTAGCATTACAACGGTAAGGGCCGCGGTTGAAAATAGAGCGTACATGCGTAAATATCAGCAAGACTTCTTTAAGAGCGCATTGACCAAAGCCGCAAAAAGCAGAATTAAAGGTTATATGTTCTACGATAACTATGACCAAAACAGGGCAAAAGCTTTTATCGATAAACTTTTGGCCCATAAAATTGATGTTTACAAATCCGGGGAGTCTTATGTAGTACCTACCAAACAACCCCAATACCGCATGGTGCAAACCATGTTCGAAACGTATAACAAGTATCGGGATAGTGTGTATTACGATGCGTCTGCATGGTCAGTAGCCAATTTTTACAATATGAAATACAAACCTGTTACATCTTTGGATTTAGGGGATAAAATAACAGGAACGGACGGCTTGGTTTTGACGGAAAGCGTTCAAAAGTCGGACTATGCCTATCTTTTGGATTGGGACGATTACAATGCCCCTGCCGCACTCAACTATCTACAGGAAAACGGCTTAGTCATCTCATCCGCGGCAAAGCCGTTCACGGCAAAGGTAGGTTCAGGATCCAAAAGCTTTAATTACGGCACGTTAATGATTCCCGTTAGTTTACAGAAAAAAGAGGCAACCACAGTTTTTGAACTTGTTCAAAAAGCGCAGCAAAAATTTGAAGTCCCCGTATATGCAGTCAATTCAGGGTACAGTGTACAGGGCATCGATTTGGGAAGTCGTTTTGTTCAACCCTTGAAAAAACCAAAAGCAGCCATGTTCGTGGGCAATGGCGTACGTTCCTATGAGGCCGGGGAAGTATGGCATTTACTGGATACTAGGGTACATATGCCCATAAGCAAACTTCAGATGCGAAACCTAAGCCGGGTAGATTTGGACAAATACAATGTGTTGGTCATGGTTTCAGGTAGGTACGACCTTACCAAAAACCAACAGGAAAAATTAAGCGACTGGGTAAAAAAGGGAAATACGCTGGTTACCATAGGCACTGCATCAAAGTGGGCCATTGAAAAAAATATGGTCAAGGAGAAGTTGACAAAACCCGAAAAAGATTCCACAGGAACCGTTGATCGCAAACCCTATGTAAATGCGGGCGAGAATATAGGCAAGGAAAGTGTAGGCGGTATCATTTTAAAGGTAGATTTGGATATTACCCATCCCTTAGCGTTTGGCTATCGCGATGAAACCATACCCGTATACAAGAACAATACGGTATGGTTGTCACCTTCCAAAAATGAATACGCTACGGTGGCAAAATATTCCAAAAATCCCTTGATCGACGGTTTTATCACTATAAAGAATATGGAAGAAAACTTAAAACCATCGGCTTCTTTACTTGTGAGTCGGTTAGGAAGTGGCAGGGTCGTGCTTTTTGCCGATAATCCCAATTTCAGAGGTTCGTGGTACGGTACGAACCGCTTGTTTTTGAATGCCCTATTTCTAGGGGATAAGATTAATGTACCAGAGTAG
- a CDS encoding GIY-YIG nuclease family protein → MKVYYVYILECSDSTYYTGITSNLTERIVSHQNGKYVGSYTSSRRPIQLVFYCEFTEASIAIETEKQIKKWSKAKKRALINNDYDKLPNLAKKKFK, encoded by the coding sequence ATGAAAGTTTACTATGTCTATATACTTGAGTGTTCAGACAGTACGTATTATACGGGCATAACATCAAATTTAACAGAAAGAATAGTATCTCATCAAAATGGGAAATATGTAGGTAGCTATACATCCTCCAGAAGACCTATTCAATTAGTTTTTTATTGCGAATTTACTGAGGCCAGTATAGCAATTGAAACCGAAAAGCAGATAAAGAAATGGTCAAAAGCTAAAAAACGGGCACTAATCAACAACGATTATGATAAGCTGCCTAATCTAGCCAAGAAAAAGTTTAAATAG